In the genome of Cryptomeria japonica chromosome 8, Sugi_1.0, whole genome shotgun sequence, one region contains:
- the LOC131066309 gene encoding phytosulfokine receptor 2 translates to MCFGLAGASVYVIPNVHLGYSSYIICGFLSSIWQASNLRFGFVFPSFVARMVAWVFWWSIWVSLFCFPLSFFAEVLECGGDERAALLEFKRQVNNSLYWQGDLCSWEGVECGDGSNRVTKLKLQQKGLKGVVSRSLGCLQNLKELNLSFNLLSGDAPPELFRLQHMEILDLSFNNFSGSITIPASEGLANIRTLNISSNFFRGELPNFGTASNLIAFNVSNNSFTGPIPTNVCKNSSSVQILDFSMNKFTGPLNEGLGSCEALVEFNAGSNHLHGLLPNDIYSVSSLRRLLLPSNDFSGLVVERVGNLSNIAILSLENNKFLGELPKELDKLEKLEELILANNKFNGSLPALSSCHKLQVLNLKNNSFIGNIGLNFTNFPDLVSLDLASNQLYGTIPTSLSDCKSIKTLSLAKNKLQGEIPQGLGSLQVLSFISLSNNSLVNISTALLVLQGCPNLTTLILSKNFHGGRLSSFGIDGFQKLRILALGNCGLRGQVPSWLQNCKSLQVLDLSWNSFTGSLPPWLGNFEFLFYLDMSNNSLSGEIPVNLTQLKSLTSLKNLTAADRTSLDLPLFIKHNQNASGLQYNQVSSFPPALYLGRNRLNGSIWPQFGGMKYLHILDLSRNSLTGYIPDTLSNMTNLENLDLSDNNLTGIIPSSLKALTFLAKFNVADNHLTGQIPSGGQFFSFPISSFEGNSGLCGWPLNSCNNKTLRLPNVQNSPVRSRLKRNTILGITIGVAVGIAILLSAIICSLSRRRIEIQEFENDEEFGMPERVSETVGSSLVILFKNQHNKELTVADLLKATNNFDQANIIGCGGFGLVYRATLADDTKVAIKKLTGDCLQIEREFTAEVEALSRAQHKNLVSLQGYCLYGNDRLLIYSYLENGSLDYWLHERPDGGTVLDWGNRLKIALGAGRGLAYLHRVCEPHIVHRDIKSSNILLNDKFEAHLADFGLSRLILPYDTHVTTELVGTLGYIPPEYGQTWIATLRGDVYSFGVVILELLTGKRPVDVCKPKVCRELVTWVKQMRSDGREEEIFDPILCGKGNEAQMLLVLNVACICTDQNPLKRPTIQEVVLWLENVGIHSQQLK, encoded by the coding sequence ATGTGTTTTGGGCTCGCAGGAGCTTCGGTTTATGTAATCCCAAATGTCCATTTGGGGTATTCCAGTTACATAATTTGTGGGTTTTTATCAAGTATTTGGCAGGCATCCAATTTGAGATTTGGGTTTGTTTTTCCTAGTTTTGTGGCTAGAATGGTTGCTTGGGTGTTTTGGTGGTCCATATGGGTATCTttgttttgttttcctttgtcattCTTCGCCGAGGTATTGGAGTGCGGTGGTGATGAGCGGGCGGCATTGCTTGAATTCAAGAGACAGGTGAACAACTCTTTATATTGGCAGGGGGATTTGTGCTCATGGGAGGGAGTGGAATGTGGGGACGGAAGCAACAGAGTGACGAAACTAAAGCTGCAGCAGAAAGGACTTAAAGGGGTTGTTTCAAGGTCTCTGGGCTGCCTGCAGAATCTTAAAGAACTCAATCTTTCCTTCAATTTACTATCTGGAGATGCCCCTCCAGAATTGTTCCGGTTGCAACATATGGAAATACTGGATCTGAGTTTCAACAATTTCTCGGGCTCCATAACGATACCTGCTTCAGAAGGTTTGGCAAACATCAGAACCCTCAACATCTCAAGCAATTTCTTTCGAGGTGAGCTCCCTAACTTTGGGACTGCTTCCAATTTGATTGCTTTCAATGTAAGCAATAATTCTTTCACTGGTCCTATTCCTACCAACGTTTGCAAGAATTCAAGTTCAGTGCAGATTCTAGATTTTTCTATGAACAAATTTACTGGCCCTCTGAATGAAGGCTTGGGAAGTTGTGAGGCCCTGGTGGAGTTCAATGCAGGATCCAATCACCTACATGGATTACTTCCAAATGATATCTACAGTGTCTCATCTTTAAGACGGTTGCTCCTGCCTAGCAATGATTTTTCAGGACTCGTAGTTGAAAGAGTCGGAAATCTGTCAAATATCGCCATCCTTTCACTGGAAAATAATAAATTTTTGGGTGAGCTTCCAAAGGAGCTTGACAAGCTTGAGAAATTAGAGGAACTGATTCTTGCCAATAACAAGTTTAATGGGTCTCTGCCTGCTTTGTCCTCCTGTCACAAGTTGCAAGTTCTCAATCTAAAGAATAATTCTTTTATTGGGAACATTGGTCTGAACTTCACAAATTTTCCTGACCTTGTTTCACTGGATCTAGCCAGCAATCAGTTATACGGTACCATCCCTACATCACTATCCGACTGCAAATCAATAAAAACCCTAAGTTTGGCAAAAAACAAACTTCAAGGTGAAATTCCTCAAGGCCTGGGATCTCTGCAAGTTCTTTCATTTATCTCCCTTTCAAATAACAGTCTAGTAAATATCTCCACTGCATTGCTTGTCTTACAAGGTTGTCCCAACCTCACAACTTTGATTCTTTCTAAGAATTTTCATGGAGGGCGGTTAAGTTCATTTGGTATTGATGGTTTCCAAAAGCTCAGGATTTTAGCTCTTGGAAACTGTGGCCTTAGAGGCCAGGTTCCCAGTTGGCTTCAGAACTGCAAGTCTTTACAGGTGCTTGATCTCTCATGGAATAGCTTTACTGGAAGTCTTCCTCCTTGGTTGGGTAACTTCGAATTTCTGTTTTATTTGGACATGTCAAACAATTCTCTCTCAGGCGAGATCCCCGTGAATCTTACACAATTGAAGAGCCTCACATCATTGAAAAACCTCACAGCTGCAGATCGAACCTCTCTCGACCTTCCTCTATTTATAAAGCACAATCAGAATGCAAGTGGATTGCAATACAACCAAGTATCAAGTTTTCCTCCGGCATTGTACTTGGGCAGAAACCGCCTAAATGGTAGCATATGGCCGCAGTTTGGAGGGATGAAATATCTCCATATTCTAGACTTGAGCAGAAACAGTTTAACAGGATATATTCCCGATACACTCTCCAATATGACAAACCTGGAGAACTTAGATCTGTCTGATAATAATCTCACTGGAATCATACCATCATCTTTGAAGGCACTGACCTTTCTGGCTAAGTTCAATGTGGCTGACAATCATTTGACAGGACAAATTCCAAGTGGTGGTCAATTCTTCAGCTTCCCTATTAGTAGTTTTGAAGGAAACTCAGGTTTATGTGGTTGGCCTCTCAACTCCTGCAACAACAAAACCCTTCGATTGCCAAATGTTCAAAACAGTCCAGTCCGGAGTAGGCTGAAGAGGAACACCATTCTGGGGATAACTATTGGTGTTGCAGTTGGAATTGCTATACTTCTGTCTGCAATAATATGCAGCTTATCAAGGAGACGGATTGAGATTCAggaatttgagaatgatgaagaatTTGGAATGCCTGAAAGAGTCTCTGAAACTGTTGGATCATCCTTGGTAATTCTATTTAAAAACCAGCATAATAAGGAGCTTACAGTTGCAGATCTCTTAAAAGCAACAAACAATTTTGATCAGGCAAACATCATTGGGTGTGGAGGCTTTGGATTGGTGTATAGAGCCACTCTGGCAGATGACACAAAAGTTGCAATAAAAAAGTTGACTGGAGACTGTCTACAGATCGAAAGAGAATTCACGGCAGAAGTGGAAGCTTTGTCGAGAGCCCAGCACAAGAATCTGGTGTCCTTGCAAGGGTATTGCTTATATGGGAATGACCGGTTGCTAATTTACTCTTACTTGGAAAATGGAAGCTTGGATTATTGGCTGCATGAAAGGCCAGATGGAGGTACGGTGCTGGACTGGGGTAATAGGCTAAAGATAGCTTTAGGAGCAGGCAGAGGTTTGGCATATTTGCATAGGGTATGTGAACCTCATATAGTGCATAGGGATATCAAGTCAAGCAATATTCTATTAAATGATAAATTTGAAGCCCATTTAGCAGATTTTGGTCTATCAAGGCTTATTTTGCCATACGATACACATGTGACCACAGAACTTGTGGGAACACTTGGATATATTCCACCTGAATATGGACAGACCTGGATAGCCACTCTCAGAGGTGATGTGTACAGCTTTGGGGTTGTGATTCTGGAGCTTCTTACTGGCAAGAGGCCTGTTGATGTCTGCAAACCAAAGGTATGCAGGGAATTAGTGACATGGGTAAAACAAATGAGGTCTGATGGTAGAGAGGAAGAAATCTTTGATCCCATTTTGTGTGGTAAGGGAAATGAAGCTCAAATGTTGCTAGTTCTCAATGTTGCATGCATATGCACAGATCAAAATCCTTTAAAAAGGCCTACCATTCAAGAAGTAGTTTTGTGGCTTGAAAATGTAGGCATTCATTCCCAACAGTTGAAATAG